A window of the Candidatus Nitrosotalea okcheonensis genome harbors these coding sequences:
- a CDS encoding glycerate kinase type-2 family protein: protein MSIIEAGLDAANPRRYLEKIIQDDVLILPGRKIDLEKYDRVLVVAMGKAAYSMTSAVDLLTRIDGGILVVPNKIKVMDKKFRMIVAGHPIPNKNSLIAAKKIVEFLGKTTPNDLLIFLISGGASSLVCMPDGITLGQKQATTSLLLKCGASIHEINCVRKHLSKIKGGKMVTYLRSDAVSLIMSDVVGDDPSSIASGMTYYDKTTFADAKKILKKYHVEKLVPKRVLYHVDLGVKGKIKETPKKVKIQNYVIATNKDCLEVMKLRAKDLDYSTKILGCVSDNVKDLGSKISGAFSGNKKNCMIFGGESTVVVTGKGKGGRNQELVLHCTLDLSKKGNDIVITSVGTDGIDGTTKCAGAIWQSGKKIDSMERYLDNNNSYNFFKKYGGLVFTGSTGTNLMDIGLVLRK, encoded by the coding sequence TTGTCTATAATTGAAGCAGGCCTTGATGCTGCAAATCCGAGACGGTATCTTGAAAAAATCATTCAAGATGATGTCTTGATTTTGCCTGGCAGAAAGATTGATCTTGAAAAGTATGATCGTGTCCTTGTCGTTGCAATGGGTAAAGCAGCCTATTCTATGACAAGTGCAGTTGATTTGCTGACTCGTATTGACGGTGGGATATTGGTAGTTCCGAATAAAATCAAGGTAATGGACAAAAAATTCAGGATGATCGTAGCAGGTCATCCAATCCCAAACAAGAACAGCCTGATTGCAGCAAAAAAGATCGTAGAGTTTCTTGGAAAAACAACACCGAACGATCTTTTGATATTTTTAATATCTGGTGGGGCGTCGTCGCTTGTTTGCATGCCTGATGGTATAACACTTGGACAAAAGCAGGCAACAACAAGTCTTTTGCTAAAATGTGGTGCTAGTATACATGAGATCAACTGTGTCAGAAAACACCTCTCAAAGATAAAGGGTGGCAAGATGGTGACATATCTAAGATCTGACGCTGTGTCTCTTATCATGTCTGATGTGGTGGGCGATGATCCATCTAGTATTGCATCTGGAATGACATACTATGATAAAACAACGTTTGCAGATGCAAAAAAGATTCTAAAAAAATACCATGTTGAAAAACTTGTTCCAAAGAGAGTATTGTATCATGTGGATCTTGGAGTCAAAGGAAAGATCAAAGAAACTCCTAAGAAAGTAAAAATACAAAATTATGTCATTGCAACAAACAAAGACTGTCTTGAAGTGATGAAATTGCGCGCAAAAGATCTTGACTACTCTACTAAAATTCTCGGTTGTGTTTCTGATAATGTAAAAGATCTTGGCTCAAAAATATCTGGAGCATTTTCTGGTAACAAAAAAAATTGTATGATCTTTGGCGGAGAAAGCACTGTTGTTGTAACTGGAAAAGGAAAAGGCGGACGAAATCAGGAATTAGTTTTACATTGTACCCTTGATCTATCAAAGAAAGGAAATGACATTGTAATTACATCAGTTGGTACTGATGGAATTGACGGTACTACCAAATGTGCTGGCGCAATTTGGCAATCTGGTAAAAAAATAGACTCCATGGAACGATATCTTGATAATAACAACTCGTACAACTTTTTCAAAAAATATGGCGGACTTGTTTTCACTGGTTCTACCGGAACCAACTTGATGGATATTGGTCTTGTGTTACGAAAATAG
- a CDS encoding PEFG-CTERM sorting domain-containing protein, producing the protein MSKSRNGAKASIFGVLGALAIMTVILVPAYADPIVKPTSAGTLNISFETNPATPNPGDQTELKISFLNKQNTVQQHIDYRVSMTQGGNQVFGTQVTHTAEGSVSIPFQFQSAGTYQVTVEVQGILFQPIPPEAASFTVVVGPSVPEFGPLAGMIIAVAITSVIIISKKTHLHI; encoded by the coding sequence GTGTCAAAGTCTAGAAATGGTGCAAAGGCATCAATATTTGGCGTACTAGGAGCTTTGGCCATCATGACAGTAATCCTAGTCCCTGCTTATGCAGACCCGATTGTTAAACCAACCAGTGCTGGAACACTAAACATCAGTTTTGAAACAAATCCTGCAACTCCAAATCCGGGAGATCAGACAGAGCTTAAGATTAGTTTTCTAAACAAGCAGAATACAGTTCAGCAGCACATTGACTACAGGGTTTCTATGACACAGGGAGGTAACCAGGTATTTGGAACACAGGTGACACATACAGCAGAGGGTTCAGTTAGCATTCCTTTCCAGTTTCAATCAGCAGGAACATACCAAGTCACAGTTGAAGTTCAAGGAATATTATTCCAGCCTATTCCTCCAGAGGCAGCAAGTTTCACAGTTGTGGTTGGCCCATCAGTGCCAGAATTTGGCCCGCTGGCAGGAATGATCATTGCAGTAGCAATAACCAGTGTCATAATAATATCAAAGAAAACCCATCTCCACATCTAG
- a CDS encoding iron-containing alcohol dehydrogenase, with product MNTVRMPKTINFGKDALSETQYPKNALVVTTAPPDVSAKWLARMNIQDYMLYDKVEPEPSIETVNKVMAEFKPKNPSVIIGLGGGSSLDVAKYAGMEMKIPKILIPTTFGTGAEMTTYCVLKFDGKKKLLQDERFLADMAVIDAYFMDGTPEAIVKNSVCDACAQATEGYDSKRGNEFTKMLCKSAFDVLYDAIMNNKPENYPFGSMLSGVGFGNASTTLGHALSYVFSNEGVPHGYSLSSCTTIAHRFNKSVFYDRFKEVIEKLKFDKLTLKAPFDQAADVVMTDKGHLDPNPLPVSKQDVIQLLKDIVDGKL from the coding sequence ATGAATACAGTTCGAATGCCAAAGACAATTAATTTCGGTAAAGACGCTTTATCGGAAACACAATATCCAAAGAATGCCCTAGTTGTAACAACAGCACCACCGGATGTATCTGCCAAGTGGCTTGCAAGGATGAATATTCAAGATTACATGTTATATGACAAGGTAGAACCTGAACCATCAATTGAAACAGTGAACAAGGTGATGGCAGAATTCAAGCCAAAGAATCCATCTGTAATAATCGGTCTTGGTGGAGGAAGTTCTCTTGATGTTGCAAAATATGCCGGAATGGAGATGAAGATTCCAAAAATACTCATCCCAACAACATTTGGAACCGGTGCAGAAATGACAACATATTGTGTACTAAAATTTGATGGAAAGAAAAAGCTCTTGCAGGATGAACGATTCCTTGCAGATATGGCAGTAATTGATGCCTATTTCATGGATGGTACACCAGAAGCAATTGTCAAAAACTCCGTCTGTGATGCATGTGCTCAGGCAACAGAAGGATACGACAGTAAGCGAGGAAACGAATTTACCAAGATGTTGTGCAAATCAGCATTTGATGTTCTCTATGATGCAATAATGAACAACAAACCAGAAAACTATCCATTCGGGTCAATGCTTTCAGGTGTCGGATTTGGAAACGCGTCCACAACACTTGGACATGCATTATCATATGTATTTTCAAACGAAGGTGTTCCACATGGATACTCGTTATCATCATGCACTACAATAGCACATAGATTCAACAAGTCCGTCTTTTATGACAGATTCAAAGAGGTCATTGAAAAACTAAAGTTTGACAAACTAACATTAAAGGCACCATTTGATCAGGCGGCAGATGTTGTCATGACAGACAAGGGCCACTTGGATCCAAATCCACTGCCGGTTTCAAAACAAGATGTCATCCAACTTTTGAAGGACATAGTAGACGGTAAACTCTAG